In the genome of Candidatus Nitrosotenuis sp. DW1, one region contains:
- a CDS encoding type II toxin-antitoxin system RelE family toxin has product MTWEVIWSEKSVKQLGKIDAKNAQKIYDSVLGCVKEPFQAVTRLTNSPFYRLRVGSYRVILDLQQSKMIIFVVETDHRGKIY; this is encoded by the coding sequence ATGACTTGGGAAGTCATTTGGTCTGAGAAATCTGTCAAACAATTAGGAAAAATTGATGCTAAAAATGCGCAAAAAATTTATGATTCAGTACTAGGTTGTGTAAAAGAGCCATTTCAAGCTGTGACCAGACTAACAAATTCACCATTTTATCGACTTCGAGTAGGAAGTTACAGAGTAATTTTGGATTTGCAGCAAAGCAAAATGATAATCTTTGTTGTGGAAACTGATCATAGAGGAAAAATCTACTAG